In Zingiber officinale cultivar Zhangliang chromosome 11B, Zo_v1.1, whole genome shotgun sequence, a single window of DNA contains:
- the LOC122033484 gene encoding wall-associated receptor kinase 5-like codes for MEFIGVLLLHIMLLISLEGATSWLMEHENFTLPSYCSKTCGGIQIEYPFGIGTNCSYAVGFNLTCSQDQDHPRLLLGDGNIQVRSFDMKKGLVIIESPYATLDVDAQSNNTALINLKDSPLSFGLHSTDDFGSSLGYNRLLVAGCSVTAIIVDLDTNSAMDACTTICSTTINTPTTQQRYMSTYGYCSIDLDSVRFSNLSLAIQLNRLDEKMDHMIINSTSSIIATIYDDFLTDYDDFQRFIDDRNRTGMMASLAWYFNDYSTCKEAMERTNTYACRSDKSECYDVLFEDALYTNGYNCRCSSDYVGNPYLHDGCKLDKNFTFTPAKDCQPKCGKVSISFPFGLKQGCYRDEDFALTCNETSSPPTLLFRDYYVVSNISVKEGQLEYTIDFYSGNRNSHFTSSKAQKDQTIMDWVIDKQSCKDAAKDSTTFACIYENSSCLDVKNEGYRCICKHGYDGNPYLPFPDGCQDINECNSSTKVCTGDCINTNGSFYCICPQGTSGDPVQGVCLPNKRNSLLFGVILGASIGTSLLLLCITLVIVGKKWKQRNQQKIKKRNFLRNHGLLLQQLISTSDHVEERTNIFSLEEIEKATNNFDETRVLGRGGHGTVYKGILSDQRVVAIKKSKIVKTSEIDQFINEIAILSQMNHRNVVKLLGCCLETEVPLLIYEFISNGTLSDHLHVSQDESKLSWDDRLRIASESAGALAYLHSAASMSVFHRDVKSSNILLDDTFKAKVSDFGASRFIPLDQTHIVTAIHGTFGYIDPEYYQTSQLTAKSDVYSFGIILLELLTGKKPIFSTKDGLQQNLAMNFLQATRENMLLDLIEDRVLQEGTKQEFLEISSLIEICLNLKGAKRPTMKEVEYKLQSMRKVRMKKKGVCILEGNEDVECLLSMTSHSASQLVDEISQGNTRNYSFEKELMWSQNCAR; via the exons ATGGAATTCATCGGCGTATTGCTGTTACATATTATGTTATTGATATCATTGGAGGGTGCTACAAGTTGGCTAATGGAACATGAGAATTTTACTCTCCCTTCCTATTGTTCCAAAACATGCGGTGGTATACAAATTGAGTATCCTTTTGGCATTGGCACTAATTGTTCTTATGCTGTTGGATTTAATCTTACTTGTTCACAAGACCAGGATCATCCAAGACTCTTGTTAGGAGATGGCAATATCCAAGTAAGATCTTTTGATATGAAAAAGGGGCTGGTCATCATTGAATCACCATATGCCACATTGGATGTAGATGCACAATCTAATAACACTGCATTGATCAATCTTAAGGATTCACCTCTGTCTTTTGGATTACATTCAACTGATGATTTTGGAAGCTCATTAGGATATAACAGATTGCTTGTGGCCGGTTGTAGTGTTACTGCCATTATTGTTGATTTGGATACCAATAGTGCGATGGATGCTTGCACTACAATATGCTCCACTACTATCAACACTCCAACTACTCAGCAGAGATATATGtctacatatggatattgtagcATTGACTTGGATAGTGTAAGATTTAGCAATCTTTCATTGGCCATTCAGTTAAATCGACTTGATGAGAAAATGGATCATATGATCATCAATAGCACCTCCAGCATCATAGCCACCatatatgatgatttcttaactGATTATGATGACTTCCAAAGATTTATAGACGATAGGAATAGAACTGGAATGATGGCCTCTCTCGCTTGGTACTTCAATGACTATTCAACATGCAAAGAGGCTATGGAGAGGACCAACACTTATGCATGCCGTAGTGATAAAAGTGAATGTTATGATGTCCTTTTTGAAGATGCATTATATACCAATGGCTACAATTGTCGATGTTCGTCAGATTATGTGGGCAATCCCTACCTGCATGATGGTTGTAAATTAG ATAAAAATTTTACATTCACTCCTGCAAAAGATTGTCAACCCAAATGCGGAAAAGTTTCAATTTCCTTTCCCTTCGGGCTAAAACAAGGTTGTTATCGAGACGAAGACTTTGCTCTAACATGCAATGAAACCTCCAGCCCTCCAACTCTCCTATTTAGAGACTACTATGTAGTGAGCAACATTTCAGTGAAGGAAGGCCAACTGGAGTATACTATTGATTTTTATTCAGGTAATAGAAATTCACATTTCACTTCCTCGAAGGCTCAGAAGGATCAGACAATCATGGATTGGGTTATAGACAAGCAATCTTGCAAGGATGCTGCAAAAGACAGCACCACCTTCGCATGTATCTATGAAAACAGCTCATGTTTGGATGTAAAAAATGAAGGGTATAGATGCATATGCAAACATGGTTACGATGGGAATCcttaccttccttttcctgaCGGATGTCAAG ATATCAACGAATGTAATTCTTCTACAAAAGTTTGCACTGGAGATTGTATAAATACAAATGGAAGTTTCTATTGCATATGTCCCCAAGGAACATCTGGTGATCCTGTTCAAGGAGTATGCCTCCCCAACAAAAGGAATTCTCTTTTATTTG GCGTCATCCTTGGTGCTAGCATTGGAACGAGTCTCTTGCTCTTATGCATAACATTGGTCATCGTAGGCAAAAAAtggaagcaaagaaatcaacagAAAATCAAAAAAAGGAATTTTCTAAGGAATCATGGTTTGCTACTTCAACAATTAATCTCCACAAGTGATCATGTTGAAGAGAGAACAAACATATTTTCTCTGGAAGAAATAGAAAAGGCAACAAATAATTTTGATGAAACTCGAGTACTTGGAAGGGGAGGACATGGAACAGTTTACAAAGGAATTCTATCAGATCAACGAGTTGTTGCCATCAAAAAGTCAAAAATAGTTAAGACGAGTGAGATTGACCAATTTATAAATGAGATTGCGATCCTTTCTCAGATGAATCATAGGAATGTAGTTAAGCTTCTTGGATGCTGTTTAGAAACCGAAGTTCCTTTATTGATTTACGAATTTATCTCTAACGGGACCCTTTCTGATCATCTGCATGTTTCACAAGATGAATCTAAATTATCATGGGATGATCGTCTCAGGATTGCTTCAGAATCTGCAGGGGCGCTTGCCTATCTACACTCAGCGGCTTCTATGTCTGTCTTCCATAGGGATGTCAAGTCATCAAATATTCTTTTAGATGATACTTTTAAGGCAAAGGTATCAGACTTTGGAGCATCAAGATTTATTCCTCTTGATCAAACACACATAGTTACTGCCATACATGGTACCTTTGGGTATATCGATCCAGAGTATTATCAAACTAGTCAGTTGACAGCGAAAAGTGATGTTTATAGTTTTGGAATTATTCTTCTTGAACTTTTAACTGGAAAGAAGCCCATCTTCTCAACCAAAGATGGGTTACAACAAAATCTAGCCATGAATTTCCTTCAAGCAACAAGAGAGAATATGCTGCTTGATCTTATAGAAGATCGTGTGTTGCAAGAAGGAACAAAGCAAGAGTTTCTTGAAATCAGTAGTCTCATAGAAATATGCCTAAATTTGAAAGGTGCGAAAAGGCCTACAATGAAAGAAGTTGAATATAAATTGCAAAGCATGAGAAAGGTTAGAATGAAAAAGAAAGGAGTTTGTATTCTAGAAGGGAATGAAGATGTTGAATGTTTACTCAGTATGACATCTCACTCTGCCTCACAATTGGTGGATGAAATAAGTCAAGGAAATACTAGGAATTATAGCTTTGAGAAGGAACTTATGTGGTCACAAAATTGCGCTCGTTAA